From Alteromonas sp. BL110:
ATGTTAATGACATGTAACAACCCTCTAAAAAAGGCTTTATAGTATTAGTCGCCAATGGTAACTGTTTAAAGGCGAGTTCGTTAACAAGTCAATGCCGCTGCATCCTAGATTGTTGGTATTAACGGGGGCAAGTACATTTGCTATACGGTTGGCAAACCAAGAAGCGTCATTATTCTTAATTTGCCAGTTTATTTGCACTAGGTTAGACATTGTTTACCTGTGCTTTATTCTTTGAAGATGCACACCGCTTCGAGCAAAAGCGAACGTTTTCCCAGTTTTTCTCCCATTTCTTACGCCATGTAAACGGCCTATCGCATACTGGGCACATTTTAGTAGGTAAGTCAGACTTCTTCATTTTTAGTTAGCTTTGATAAAAATATTGTGGCGTCCTGTTTCATGGTTTCTATATTTTCTTCTTTCATCCGCCCATAGGTTTTATAAATCATGGCCATACGGTGATTGTTACTTAGCTTTTCTTTGTGCTTATCAATAAAATGCCAGTATAGGTAGTTGAACGGGCAAGCCTTTGGTCCCGTTTTTTTCGAAACTTGATAGCCACAGTTTTTGCAGTAGTTGCTCATTTTGTTGATATAGCTACCACTCGCGACATATGGCTTACTGGCTAAGTTGCCGCCGTCGCTGTACAAAATCATTCCCGCTACATTGGGCAGTTCAACCCATTCGTAAGCATCGGCGTAAACAAGCAAATACCACGCTTGTACCTCTTCGGGGTTTAATTCGGTCAACAAGCTAAAGTTGCCAACCACCATTAGCCGCTGTATATGATGAGCATAAGCGTTTTGTTGGGTTTCCTTTATGCATTGGCGCATACAATTCATATTGGTTTGTGCATCCCAAAAGAAAGAAGGTAACGCGCGAGTGTTATTAAAATAATTGTCCGTTTTTAAATTCGGCATAAAGTGCCAATAAAAACCTCTTACATATTCACGCCAGCCGAGTATCTGCCGGATGAACCCTTCAGCAGAATTAAGGGGTACTTGCCCAGCATGATAGGCTTGCTCGGCAGCTTGAATGGCTTCTTTGGGAGTTAATAACCCGCAGTTTAGGTAGAACGCGATATGAGAATGATAAAGCCAAGACTTTCCCTCGACCATGGCGTCTTGATACTGACCGAAATTTGGCAGCCTTTGTTCTATGAAGGTGTTTAAAACGGTAAGAGCGCCTTTCCGCGTGACCGCAAAATGAAAGTTATCAATATCACCAAAATGGTCGCTGAATTCGTGTTTTACTAGTTCTATGACATCTGAAGTAATATCGTCATTGTCGAATGTGGTGTGCTTTGGTACTTTTTGGGTTTCTGGCATAGATTCACGATTTTGAGCATCGTAATTCCACTTACCACCAATAGGGTTTTTCCCATCCATAAGTATTTTGTGCTTACGACGCATTTCACGGTAGAAAAACTCCATCCGAAGCTGTTTTTTACCTTCCGCCCAGTCTGTAAACTCTTGGGGGGTGGATAAGAAACGATTGTCTTCACATATAGTAACGGGTATACCGAGCACGTTTCCCCACTGCTCTATACTTTTCAACAAGCGGTATTCACCAGGCATGGTCACTTTTACTTCAGCAAAATCCTTTTCGCTTAATGTGTGCTTAACTTGAGCGAGTAAGTCGCCTTTGTTAGCGCTATCGGTGTAGTGAACATAGTTAACGTTATAGTTTTCATCGCGCAAACGTTTAGCAAAGTGGCGCATAGCGCTAAATAAAAACGCTATTTTCTTTTTATGGTGCTTTACGTACGTCGCTTCTTCACGAACCTCCGCCATTAGAATGGTATCTTTGTTTTTTACAGCATTGGCAATAGCCGGTAAGGTTTCGGTAAGCTGGTCGCCTAAAACTAAAATAAGTGCTGCCATAGCCTACTCTTTTATTTGCTGAAATGCGTCTAAAGCACGCTGCCGTGATGCTTTTAAATCAACTAGCGGCTTGGGATATTCTTTACCAAGTTCAATCCCTGCATCTTTTAGTATTGCACTAGGTGCTTCCCAAGGCTTGTGTATGTACTTATCAGATAGCTTATTCAATTCTGGACAATACTTACGAACATAGCTGCCTTTTTTATCGAACTTTTCGCCCTGTAATAGTGGGTTAAAAATGCGAAAGTATGGCGAAGCGTCGGCCCCAGAACCTGCTACCCACTGCCAACCGGCACTGTTACTGGCAAGGTCTGCATCTAACAGTGTATCCCAAAACCACCGCTCACCTTCATGCCAGCTAAGCAGTAAGTTTTTCACCAGAAATGACCCCACAATCATGCGTACACGGTTGTGCATGTATCCGGTTTGCCATAGTTCTCTCATACCCGCATCGACAATTGGTATTCCGGTTTTTCCTGTTTGCCAAGCCTTAAGCGCCTTAGCATCTGAACGCCAAGGAAACTTATTAAATTTTTCGTTGAAGTTTTTATTTGGCAGAGTTGGAAAATGGAATAGCAAGTAGTAGCTAAACTCACGCCAACCTAATTCGCTCAAATAGGTTTCAATGCTTTTGTCTTCACTATTGCCAAATTTGTCTTTTATTGCGTACCACACTTGGTTTGGCGAAACCTCACCAAAGTGCAAATGGGGCGATAAGCGTGATGTGCCGCGAGCTGAAGGGATGTCTCTTCCGTCTTTATATTTACGCGCAGACTTTTCAATAAAATCTGCTAAATTATCCGCAGCTCCGTCTTCGCCTGGCGACCATTCTTTCGAAATGGTCTCGTCCCAATTGATAGTGGGCAGTAAGTTTAGCGATGCTAATTCAATACCTTCATTTTCTACATCTGCATAAGTTATGCGTGCTGGCGGCGCTTTAGGATAACGCGGCTCTTCTACTTGCAAACAACCTTTCTTGTAATAAGGAGTAAATACGCGATAAGGCGTGCCGTCCTTTTTGAGCACTTTCATTGGCTCCCATAAAAGACTTCCATTATAGCTGTGCGCTTCGTAATCACTGCCAATGAGAGATTGCTTAATCTCTTTATCGCGATTTATCTGCCATGGTTCATAGCACCGGTTCCAAAAGATAGCTTTTGCGTCAAAAGATTTCATTAATGTTGAAATGATATCCTTTGGGTTGCCTTTAAAAATTTGTAGGTGGCCATTAAGGCGCTGATTCAGAGAAGCCAAAGAATGATGAAGCCACCATTTACTGGCTCCTCCAGGTACTCTACCGTCAGGGGTTGTATCATCATAAATATAGATGGGAACTATTTTCCCCATATCACAAGCTGCATTTAATGCAGGATTGTCTTTTACGCGTAGGTCTTGTCTGAACCACATGATACTAACAGGAACGGTCACTTTTTTTCCTCAGGCGTTGCGCCAAATCTAAATATTATTCGTATCTTATATCTTACGTAGTAAAGCGGATTCAAGATCCGTCAAATTATAAAAAATAACGCTTAAAATTAGTATGATAAATCAGCATTCCAACGATAAACCTCAATCTAGTGATAACCGAGGACTATTCTGGTTCAGGCACGACCTAAGGCTGCACGATAATGCGGCTATTACGGCGTTGTGCGAAAAGGTCGACCAAGTTACGTTCGTCTATATATTAGATGATAAGAACTTTAAGCCCAACGCGTTTGGGCTTAATCCAATGGGCGAGCACAGACACACCTTCTTGCTGCAGACATTAGTAGATTTAAAGCAACAGCTAGCAAAGCTTGGGCAGGATTTACTTATTGTAAAAGGTAGCACTGCAGAGTGTCTAGTTGAGCTGTTAAAATCTGGGCAGTACACCCACCTTGGAGTGAGTCAATATTGTGGTTATGATGAAACCGCAGAATTAAACACAGTAAAACGTTTCTTTGATTCACTAACCGTTGTCGAGCGCTCGACGTTTGGTCTTTTTGATGCGCAAACATTTCCGTTTAGTATTGAAGAGATGCCCGATGTTTTTAGTCCGTTTCGAAGAAAAGTAGAGAAACATTGCAAACCGTTAGCGGTTCATCCTACACCAGAGTGCTTTCCTACCCCCTTCACACCAACATTAGACGCGTCTTTTCTATTCAGTATTGACCTCGATTTACCGAAACCGTCTGAATCGTCATTCGTTGGTGGTGAAACCGCAGCGCTTTCTCACCTAAACACGTATCTGTTTGACTGGCATGCTGCGTCATCTTACAAGGAAACACGCAATGCACTTGATACATGGAAAGACAGCACAAAGTTGTCTGCCTGGTTAGCTAATGGTTCACTTTCTGCGCGCGAAGTGATGAGGCAAGTTCATAACTTTGAAGAGACCGTAGAAAAAAATGATTCCACTTATTGGATTTATTTCGAGCTGTTGTGGCGAGAGTTTTTTCACTGGCTGCAGTGTAAGTATGGCGCTAAATGGTTTCGCTTTAGCGGCATTCAAGGTAAAACACCTTCCACTTCACATTGCCCTGACACCTTTGCACAGTGGTGTGAAGGCAATACTGGATACCCTATTGTAGACGCGTGTATGCGACAACTTGCAGAGACAGGCTATATGTCGAACCGCGGTAGGCAGCTTGTTGCTAGCTGCTTTGTACACGAACTTCGGCAAGACTGGCGTTACGGTGCTGCGTGGTTTGAACATCAGTTAGTTGATCATGATGTGGGAAGTAATTGGGGAAATTGGCTTTACCTTGCCGGCGTGGGAAGCGACCCTCGCGGACATAGGCAATTCAACCTTCAAAAACAGACTGAAATTTACGACCCGGCAGGCGCATTTCGTAATAAATGGCTTTAGTTATTTAACTGTATGGCGTCAGATAACTTAAAAAAGGCTAACTCAAAAGAGACAGTCACGGTTATATGGTTAAAGCGAGACCTTCGCTTACGTG
This genomic window contains:
- a CDS encoding DUF2256 domain-containing protein, yielding MKKSDLPTKMCPVCDRPFTWRKKWEKNWENVRFCSKRCASSKNKAQVNNV
- a CDS encoding cryptochrome/photolyase family protein is translated as MAALILVLGDQLTETLPAIANAVKNKDTILMAEVREEATYVKHHKKKIAFLFSAMRHFAKRLRDENYNVNYVHYTDSANKGDLLAQVKHTLSEKDFAEVKVTMPGEYRLLKSIEQWGNVLGIPVTICEDNRFLSTPQEFTDWAEGKKQLRMEFFYREMRRKHKILMDGKNPIGGKWNYDAQNRESMPETQKVPKHTTFDNDDITSDVIELVKHEFSDHFGDIDNFHFAVTRKGALTVLNTFIEQRLPNFGQYQDAMVEGKSWLYHSHIAFYLNCGLLTPKEAIQAAEQAYHAGQVPLNSAEGFIRQILGWREYVRGFYWHFMPNLKTDNYFNNTRALPSFFWDAQTNMNCMRQCIKETQQNAYAHHIQRLMVVGNFSLLTELNPEEVQAWYLLVYADAYEWVELPNVAGMILYSDGGNLASKPYVASGSYINKMSNYCKNCGYQVSKKTGPKACPFNYLYWHFIDKHKEKLSNNHRMAMIYKTYGRMKEENIETMKQDATIFLSKLTKNEEV
- a CDS encoding cryptochrome/photolyase family protein, translating into MTVPVSIMWFRQDLRVKDNPALNAACDMGKIVPIYIYDDTTPDGRVPGGASKWWLHHSLASLNQRLNGHLQIFKGNPKDIISTLMKSFDAKAIFWNRCYEPWQINRDKEIKQSLIGSDYEAHSYNGSLLWEPMKVLKKDGTPYRVFTPYYKKGCLQVEEPRYPKAPPARITYADVENEGIELASLNLLPTINWDETISKEWSPGEDGAADNLADFIEKSARKYKDGRDIPSARGTSRLSPHLHFGEVSPNQVWYAIKDKFGNSEDKSIETYLSELGWREFSYYLLFHFPTLPNKNFNEKFNKFPWRSDAKALKAWQTGKTGIPIVDAGMRELWQTGYMHNRVRMIVGSFLVKNLLLSWHEGERWFWDTLLDADLASNSAGWQWVAGSGADASPYFRIFNPLLQGEKFDKKGSYVRKYCPELNKLSDKYIHKPWEAPSAILKDAGIELGKEYPKPLVDLKASRQRALDAFQQIKE
- a CDS encoding DASH family cryptochrome, which gives rise to MINQHSNDKPQSSDNRGLFWFRHDLRLHDNAAITALCEKVDQVTFVYILDDKNFKPNAFGLNPMGEHRHTFLLQTLVDLKQQLAKLGQDLLIVKGSTAECLVELLKSGQYTHLGVSQYCGYDETAELNTVKRFFDSLTVVERSTFGLFDAQTFPFSIEEMPDVFSPFRRKVEKHCKPLAVHPTPECFPTPFTPTLDASFLFSIDLDLPKPSESSFVGGETAALSHLNTYLFDWHAASSYKETRNALDTWKDSTKLSAWLANGSLSAREVMRQVHNFEETVEKNDSTYWIYFELLWREFFHWLQCKYGAKWFRFSGIQGKTPSTSHCPDTFAQWCEGNTGYPIVDACMRQLAETGYMSNRGRQLVASCFVHELRQDWRYGAAWFEHQLVDHDVGSNWGNWLYLAGVGSDPRGHRQFNLQKQTEIYDPAGAFRNKWL